A window of Psychroflexus sp. ALD_RP9 contains these coding sequences:
- a CDS encoding DUF4168 domain-containing protein, whose product MLRTIFFTLAIFVSTFSFAQTEQKVSDEQLKQFANAYQIVQQESMKVQQEMMGVIQEAGLQPQRFNEIYQAENNPNKTIEATDEEKKMFEKAMSKIESMQASIQAKMEEKVKSSGMDMTTYESIMNKMRTSPELQKRVQTLMMNQSQGK is encoded by the coding sequence ATGTTAAGAACAATCTTTTTTACACTCGCTATTTTTGTTTCAACATTTAGCTTTGCGCAGACTGAACAAAAAGTTAGCGATGAACAGTTAAAGCAATTTGCAAATGCTTATCAAATTGTGCAACAAGAAAGCATGAAAGTACAACAAGAAATGATGGGCGTAATTCAAGAAGCTGGTTTGCAGCCTCAGCGTTTTAATGAAATTTATCAAGCAGAAAACAATCCAAACAAAACGATTGAAGCAACCGATGAAGAGAAGAAAATGTTTGAGAAAGCCATGAGCAAAATCGAAAGTATGCAAGCTTCTATTCAAGCTAAAATGGAAGAAAAAGTGAAATCTAGTGGAATGGATATGACTACTTATGAATCTATCATGAATAAAATGAGAACAAGTCCAGAATTACAAAAACGTGTTCAGACTTTAATGATGAATCAAAGTCAAGGAAAATAA
- a CDS encoding endonuclease, translated as MKKKFMLIHQVTMASTSQFYKNNNNTNYMNKFFAFLGFSLMSLQISLAQAPSGYYDSAQGLNGYNLKTALNLIIDDIDDNNGYPFHQDQGYGALYDAYANPNSGDTDNYYENDGSVLDLYSEIPNGQDSYFYNHYVAQCGNYNSEDDCYNREHLVPQSTFNSASPMKNDYFHVIPTDGYVNGQRGSYPFGEVDNATWTSTNGSKKGSNTFPGYSGTVFEPIDEFKGDIARSVLYFAIRYEQEFSSSWDNNEVLTDNDPHQFYVQWYIDLLINWHLNDPVSQREIDRNNNGFLFQGNRNPLIDHPEYVQLIWDPNPDTQAPTAPTNITANNITSSSVELNWDASTDDTGVTNYEVEQDNVIIANLSQDQLSYQVNNLDSETLYNFRVYAIDGTGNISNPSNNLEVTTLATPDYLINEDFNNCNTVQFEVVNESGDLTWTCSEEFGENNTGSYQMNAFSNGSTQSGIDWLITSTPINFNSTTSALVSFYTDASYGNTALELVYSTDYTGGMLPSNSTWTPVPNINIPLHSNGSSTEEVYTVNQIDISSISGSNVYLAFKYDTTNGESATRWTVDNFIIEGDVLNLNSIETQFEIKMFPNPVKGNYLKIESSKDIENIKLFDLNGRIVKTFKLTNNDHISVEGLTRGIYLVEINTIKAKQIKKLIIE; from the coding sequence ATGAAGAAAAAATTTATGCTCATACATCAGGTTACGATGGCTTCTACTTCGCAATTTTACAAAAACAATAATAACACCAATTACATGAACAAATTTTTTGCCTTTTTAGGTTTTAGTTTAATGAGCTTACAAATTAGTTTAGCTCAAGCACCAAGCGGCTATTACGATTCTGCTCAAGGACTTAATGGTTACAATTTAAAAACTGCTTTAAATTTAATTATAGACGACATTGATGATAACAATGGTTATCCTTTTCATCAAGATCAAGGTTATGGCGCTTTATATGATGCTTATGCTAACCCAAACAGTGGCGATACTGACAATTATTACGAAAATGATGGCAGCGTTTTAGATTTATACTCTGAAATACCTAATGGTCAAGATAGTTATTTTTACAACCACTACGTAGCACAATGTGGTAACTACAATAGTGAAGACGATTGTTATAATCGTGAACACTTAGTGCCTCAATCTACTTTTAATAGTGCTTCACCAATGAAAAACGATTATTTTCATGTAATCCCAACCGATGGTTATGTTAATGGCCAGCGCGGTAGTTATCCATTTGGCGAAGTAGATAACGCCACATGGACTTCTACTAACGGTTCTAAAAAAGGATCCAATACCTTTCCAGGATATTCAGGAACAGTTTTTGAACCTATTGACGAATTTAAAGGTGACATTGCAAGATCTGTACTTTATTTTGCCATCCGTTATGAGCAAGAGTTCAGTTCAAGTTGGGATAATAATGAAGTTTTAACAGACAATGACCCTCATCAATTTTATGTACAATGGTATATTGATTTACTGATTAATTGGCACTTAAATGACCCTGTAAGTCAGCGTGAAATAGATCGCAATAATAACGGGTTTCTATTTCAGGGTAATCGAAATCCTTTAATTGATCATCCAGAATATGTTCAGCTTATTTGGGATCCTAATCCAGATACACAAGCACCAACAGCACCAACAAATATTACAGCAAATAATATTACAAGTTCTAGCGTAGAATTAAATTGGGATGCTTCAACTGATGATACTGGTGTTACCAATTACGAAGTTGAACAAGACAATGTCATTATAGCTAACTTATCTCAAGATCAACTTTCATATCAAGTTAACAACCTTGATTCAGAAACACTTTATAATTTTCGAGTTTATGCTATTGATGGAACTGGTAATATCTCAAATCCAAGTAATAATTTAGAAGTCACAACCTTGGCAACACCAGATTATCTCATTAATGAAGACTTTAACAACTGTAATACAGTACAGTTTGAAGTTGTAAATGAATCAGGTGATTTAACTTGGACTTGTAGCGAAGAATTCGGAGAAAACAATACAGGTAGCTACCAAATGAATGCATTTTCGAATGGCTCAACTCAATCTGGCATTGATTGGTTAATCACTTCAACACCAATTAATTTTAACTCGACAACTTCAGCTCTTGTTAGTTTTTACACAGATGCAAGTTATGGCAATACAGCCTTAGAATTGGTTTACTCTACCGATTACACTGGCGGAATGTTGCCGTCAAACTCTACTTGGACGCCAGTTCCTAACATTAATATACCACTTCACTCAAACGGAAGTAGTACCGAAGAAGTTTATACCGTTAATCAAATTGATATCTCATCAATTTCTGGAAGTAACGTTTATCTCGCTTTTAAATATGACACAACTAATGGCGAAAGTGCTACAAGATGGACTGTAGATAATTTTATTATTGAAGGCGACGTTTTAAATCTAAATTCAATAGAGACGCAATTTGAAATTAAAATGTTCCCAAATCCTGTAAAGGGTAATTATTTAAAAATTGAAAGTTCAAAAGACATTGAAAACATTAAACTTTTTGATCTAAATGGAAGAATTGTTAAGACGTTTAAATTAACAAATAACGACCACATTTCAGTTGAAGGCTTAACTAGAGGTATTTATTTAGTAGAGATTAATACAATTAAAGCTAAACAGATTAAAAAATTAATTATAGAATAA
- a CDS encoding RsmB/NOP family class I SAM-dependent RNA methyltransferase: MRLHRNLVFAVIDTLHLIFNDNKYADKEISKTLKRDKRWGSRDRGFIAETTYDIVRWQRLYAEIAEVKSPYNRSNLFRLFTVWATLKGIEIPNWPQFEDTPTRRIKGKFDELSKIRKYRESIPDWLDELGVKELGEKKWTKELSALNTQAPVVLRVNTLKASPKKVQFQLDDEGISTKLIPNYPFALELYERKDVFKTKSFKDGLFEVQDASSQKIAEALDVKPGMRVVDTCAGAGGKSLHLAALMENKGQIIALDIYANKLKELKRRAKRAGAHNIDTRHIENSKVVKKLYNSADRVLIDAPCTGLGVLSRNPDAKWKLSPEFIIKIKKEQQNILRQYSKMLKSGGKLVYATCSILPSENELQVKEFLSTAEGEAFSLINEEKIYAHTSGYDGFYFAILQKQ, translated from the coding sequence ATGCGCCTACATAGGAATTTAGTATTTGCAGTTATAGATACACTGCACTTAATTTTCAACGATAATAAATACGCTGATAAAGAAATTTCAAAAACCTTAAAACGTGATAAACGTTGGGGTTCGAGAGATCGCGGATTTATCGCCGAAACGACTTACGATATTGTTCGTTGGCAACGATTGTATGCAGAAATCGCTGAAGTAAAATCGCCTTACAATAGGTCAAATCTATTCAGATTATTTACGGTTTGGGCAACCCTAAAAGGAATAGAAATCCCTAATTGGCCACAGTTTGAAGACACACCAACAAGACGTATTAAAGGTAAGTTTGACGAACTTTCTAAAATCAGAAAATACCGTGAGTCAATCCCTGATTGGCTTGACGAGCTCGGTGTTAAAGAACTTGGAGAAAAAAAATGGACTAAAGAGCTTAGTGCTCTCAACACTCAAGCGCCTGTTGTACTTAGAGTTAATACGCTTAAAGCATCACCAAAAAAAGTTCAGTTTCAATTAGACGATGAAGGTATTTCAACAAAATTGATTCCTAATTATCCATTTGCACTTGAACTTTATGAACGTAAAGATGTTTTCAAAACCAAAAGTTTTAAAGATGGCTTATTTGAAGTTCAAGATGCTTCTTCTCAAAAAATAGCTGAAGCGCTAGATGTAAAACCAGGAATGCGAGTTGTAGATACATGTGCTGGTGCTGGTGGAAAAAGCCTTCATTTAGCTGCTTTAATGGAAAATAAAGGTCAAATTATTGCTTTAGACATTTACGCTAATAAATTAAAAGAACTTAAACGTCGTGCTAAACGCGCAGGTGCTCATAATATTGACACACGTCATATCGAAAATTCAAAAGTTGTCAAAAAACTTTACAATTCTGCAGACCGTGTTTTAATAGACGCACCTTGTACAGGTTTAGGTGTCTTAAGCCGCAATCCTGATGCTAAGTGGAAATTAAGCCCAGAATTTATTATAAAAATTAAAAAAGAACAGCAAAATATATTAAGACAATACAGTAAGATGTTAAAGTCTGGCGGAAAACTTGTTTACGCCACATGCTCAATCTTACCAAGTGAAAATGAACTACAAGTTAAAGAATTTTTAAGTACGGCTGAAGGCGAAGCATTTAGTTTAATCAATGAAGAAAAAATTTATGCTCATACATCAGGTTACGATGGCTTCTACTTCGCAATTTTACAAAAACAATAA
- a CDS encoding RNA polymerase sigma factor: MTEEEIISNLQQGKRKEEAFAALVEEHKVRLYWHIRNLVKIHEDADDVLQNTFIKVYKNIKNFKGESKLYSWMYRIATNESITFLNKKAKKKNISVPELKEFILNSLESDVYFEGDAIELKLQKAIETLPDKQKQVFLMKYFENLPYKDISEILNTSEGALKSNYHHATKKIEKYLKNN; the protein is encoded by the coding sequence TTGACTGAAGAAGAAATCATATCAAATTTACAGCAAGGCAAAAGAAAGGAAGAAGCCTTCGCAGCATTAGTTGAAGAACACAAAGTTAGATTATACTGGCATATCAGAAACTTAGTGAAAATTCATGAAGATGCTGATGATGTGCTTCAAAATACATTTATTAAAGTTTATAAAAATATTAAAAACTTTAAAGGAGAAAGTAAGCTTTATAGCTGGATGTACCGAATTGCAACCAACGAGTCAATCACGTTTCTAAACAAAAAAGCAAAGAAAAAAAACATCAGTGTTCCAGAACTAAAAGAATTTATTTTAAATTCTTTAGAAAGTGACGTCTATTTTGAAGGTGACGCGATTGAATTAAAATTACAAAAAGCAATTGAAACACTTCCAGACAAACAAAAACAGGTTTTCTTAATGAAATACTTTGAAAACTTACCGTATAAAGATATTTCTGAAATACTAAACACAAGTGAAGGCGCTTTAAAATCTAACTATCACCATGCCACAAAAAAAATTGAAAAATACTTGAAAAATAATTAA
- a CDS encoding ABC transporter ATP-binding protein, producing the protein MTYFKKIIRFAIPYKRFAILNIIANVFYAIFSALSFLALIPMLDVLFGQNECGKEEVIQKPSYEGITSAKDYFKDYFAYQVNSFAEDDASKALMLVIGLVVVLFLLKNLANYLAMFFITFLRNGVLKDLRNALYKKTIELPLSHYSEKRKGDTIARITSDVLEIQHSFLSILELIVREPLTILVTIIAMLLISVKLTIFVFIFIPISGFLISLIGKSLKKQSDKVQKEQGYFLSILEETLGGLKIIKGFNAESIFYNKFKSSTENFFNYSNSLLNRQNLASPASEFLGIAVIAVLLWYGGNMVLNEGLLDGSSFIAYMGLAYNILTPAKGISKASYNVKKGNAAAERVLEILETENTIQDPKQAIQKTDFKTAISIKNLWFKYEDEYVLKDFSAHIKKGETLALVGQSGSGKSTIANLLTRFYDTNKGEISIDDIKLKDLKQKDLRQLMGLVTQDSILFNDTIAENLRIGKPNATDDELIKALKIANAFDFVNNLPKGINTNIGDSGNKLSGGQKQRLSIARAVLKNPPIMILDEATSALDTESERLVQKALENMMKNRTSIVIAHRLSTIQNADKIIVLQKGEIVEEGKHDELIAKKGTYMKLVEMQSFE; encoded by the coding sequence ATGACCTACTTTAAAAAAATTATTCGCTTTGCGATTCCCTACAAACGCTTCGCTATTTTAAATATCATAGCTAATGTTTTTTATGCTATTTTTAGTGCACTTTCGTTTTTAGCATTAATTCCAATGCTTGATGTTTTATTCGGACAAAATGAATGTGGTAAAGAAGAGGTGATTCAAAAACCAAGCTATGAAGGTATTACCTCTGCTAAAGATTATTTTAAAGATTATTTTGCTTACCAAGTAAATAGTTTTGCAGAAGATGATGCCTCAAAAGCTTTAATGTTAGTCATTGGCTTAGTGGTTGTTTTATTTTTACTTAAAAACTTAGCCAACTATTTAGCCATGTTTTTTATCACTTTTTTACGAAATGGAGTTTTAAAAGACTTGAGAAACGCTTTGTATAAAAAAACAATAGAATTACCACTTTCACATTACTCTGAAAAACGAAAAGGCGATACAATTGCAAGAATTACAAGTGATGTGCTTGAAATTCAACATTCATTTTTATCTATTTTAGAGCTAATTGTGCGTGAGCCGCTCACAATTTTAGTGACTATTATAGCTATGTTATTAATAAGTGTTAAGCTTACTATATTTGTATTCATATTTATACCAATATCAGGCTTTTTAATTTCATTAATCGGTAAATCTTTAAAAAAGCAATCAGATAAAGTTCAAAAAGAACAAGGATATTTTTTGTCGATCCTTGAAGAAACTTTAGGTGGTCTAAAAATCATTAAGGGTTTTAACGCCGAATCGATCTTTTATAATAAGTTTAAATCATCAACCGAAAATTTCTTTAATTATTCTAATTCATTACTGAACCGTCAAAATTTAGCTTCACCAGCCTCAGAGTTTTTAGGAATAGCAGTTATTGCTGTGTTATTATGGTACGGAGGCAATATGGTATTAAATGAAGGTTTACTTGATGGAAGTAGCTTTATTGCCTACATGGGATTAGCCTACAATATTTTAACGCCTGCAAAAGGAATCTCAAAAGCAAGCTACAATGTTAAAAAAGGAAATGCAGCTGCAGAAAGAGTTTTAGAAATTCTTGAAACTGAAAATACAATTCAAGACCCAAAGCAAGCAATCCAAAAAACTGACTTTAAAACAGCAATATCGATTAAAAACTTATGGTTTAAATATGAAGATGAATATGTTTTAAAAGACTTTTCTGCGCATATCAAAAAAGGAGAAACCTTAGCACTAGTTGGCCAATCTGGAAGTGGAAAATCTACTATTGCAAATCTTTTAACCCGGTTTTACGATACAAATAAGGGTGAAATATCTATTGATGACATCAAGCTTAAAGATTTAAAACAAAAAGATTTACGCCAATTGATGGGACTCGTGACGCAAGATTCGATATTATTTAATGACACAATTGCTGAAAACCTAAGAATTGGAAAACCTAATGCCACTGATGACGAATTAATTAAAGCTTTAAAAATAGCTAATGCTTTTGATTTTGTAAATAATTTACCAAAAGGCATTAATACAAATATAGGCGACAGCGGAAATAAACTCAGTGGTGGTCAAAAACAACGGCTTTCTATAGCAAGAGCTGTACTGAAAAACCCACCAATCATGATTCTCGACGAAGCAACTTCAGCCTTAGACACAGAAAGTGAGCGATTAGTTCAAAAAGCACTAGAAAACATGATGAAAAACAGAACATCAATTGTTATTGCACATAGACTTTCAACTATTCAAAATGCTGATAAAATAATTGTGCTGCAAAAAGGAGAAATTGTTGAGGAAGGAAAGCATGACGAATTAATTGCCAAAAAAGGAACTTACATGAAGTTAGTTGAAATGCAATCATTTGAATAA
- a CDS encoding phospho-sugar mutase, which translates to MKTVIEKAKSWLDKHIFDEQTINEVQELISNDPKNLEEAFYKNLAFGTGGMRGVMGAGTNRINKYTLGKNTQGIANYLKQSFPDEHLKVVIAYDCRHNSKKFAYEVAHVFSANGIQVFIFPELRPTPLLSYSVKHLGCHCGIVLTASHNPPEYNGYKVYWKDGGQLVPPQDQEIITEIDRLKFSQIKFDANQELINELNETTDQAFINDVIKNGSFSSPTEAKNKLNIAFTSLHGTSITLVPQTLRKAGYKNLHIVEEQAEPNGDFPTVKSPNPEEPEALELALNLGKKTNSDLVIGTDPDSDRLGIAVRDLQGNLQLLNGNQTMVLMTAFLLEQWQKKSMLNESEFVASTIVSTPMMRILTESYGVEYKESLTGFKWIAKLIKDHPELDFIGGGEESFGFMVGDFVRDKDAVTSILLVCEMAAQLKAEGLSLYEKLIQLYIDHGYFKEKLVALVKKGIEGAHEIKQKMISLRQQPLETIDGEKIVLIEDYQTGIATNKQDHSSYNLSVPKSNVLIFYTENGTKIAARPSGTEPKIKFYISVNSALSKKEEFDEVSSRLETKLNRIVKELGIA; encoded by the coding sequence ATGAAAACAGTGATTGAAAAAGCTAAATCTTGGCTCGATAAACATATTTTTGACGAACAGACCATAAATGAAGTTCAAGAACTCATCTCAAATGATCCAAAAAACCTAGAAGAAGCATTCTACAAAAATTTAGCTTTTGGCACAGGTGGAATGCGTGGAGTAATGGGTGCTGGCACTAATAGAATTAATAAATATACTTTGGGTAAAAACACACAAGGTATTGCTAATTACCTCAAACAATCATTTCCTGACGAACATCTAAAGGTAGTAATTGCCTACGACTGTAGACACAATAGTAAAAAATTTGCTTACGAGGTTGCTCATGTTTTCTCTGCAAATGGTATTCAAGTCTTCATTTTCCCAGAATTACGTCCTACTCCACTTCTATCTTATTCAGTCAAGCACTTGGGCTGTCATTGTGGAATTGTTCTAACAGCAAGTCACAATCCACCAGAATATAACGGCTACAAAGTTTATTGGAAAGATGGTGGACAACTTGTCCCGCCTCAAGATCAAGAAATTATTACTGAAATTGATCGACTCAAGTTTAGTCAAATTAAATTTGATGCGAATCAAGAATTAATAAACGAATTAAACGAAACTACCGATCAAGCTTTTATTAATGATGTTATTAAAAATGGTAGCTTTTCTTCACCAACTGAAGCAAAAAACAAGCTAAATATCGCGTTTACTTCACTACATGGCACATCAATCACTTTAGTACCTCAAACGCTTCGGAAAGCAGGCTATAAAAATCTTCATATTGTAGAAGAGCAAGCCGAACCTAACGGAGATTTCCCAACAGTCAAATCTCCAAATCCTGAAGAACCTGAAGCCTTAGAGCTTGCTTTAAATTTAGGTAAAAAAACCAATAGCGACCTTGTAATTGGCACAGATCCAGATAGTGATCGCTTAGGAATTGCAGTACGAGACTTGCAAGGCAATCTTCAGTTATTAAATGGAAACCAAACAATGGTTTTAATGACAGCTTTTTTACTTGAACAATGGCAAAAAAAATCTATGCTAAATGAAAGTGAGTTTGTAGCATCAACTATTGTTTCTACACCAATGATGCGGATTTTAACAGAGAGCTATGGCGTTGAATATAAAGAAAGCTTAACAGGATTTAAATGGATTGCTAAATTAATCAAAGATCATCCTGAACTCGATTTTATTGGCGGTGGTGAAGAAAGTTTTGGATTTATGGTTGGAGACTTTGTGCGTGATAAAGATGCGGTAACGTCTATTTTATTAGTTTGCGAAATGGCTGCACAACTAAAAGCAGAAGGCTTAAGTCTTTACGAAAAGCTCATTCAGCTTTATATTGACCATGGCTACTTTAAAGAAAAGCTAGTTGCATTGGTTAAAAAAGGAATTGAAGGTGCCCATGAAATTAAACAAAAAATGATTAGCCTTCGTCAACAACCTCTCGAAACAATTGATGGTGAAAAAATTGTTTTAATTGAAGATTACCAAACTGGTATTGCAACAAACAAACAAGACCATAGCAGTTATAACCTAAGTGTTCCTAAATCTAATGTACTTATTTTTTATACCGAAAATGGGACAAAAATCGCTGCCAGACCTAGTGGCACAGAACCAAAAATTAAATTTTATATCAGCGTTAACTCAGCTTTAAGTAAAAAAGAAGAATTTGATGAAGTTTCTTCAAGGCTTGAAACCAAACTTAACCGTATTGTTAAAGAATTAGGCATTGCCTAA
- a CDS encoding glycosyltransferase family 2 protein → MQISIVIPLLNEAESIEELYQWITKVMDLHKFSYELIFVDDGSKDNSWKIISKIAKTSAEVSGIRFSRNFGKSQALDAGFKKAQGDVIITMDADLQDNPEEIPKLYKKINQENFDLISGWKKKRYDSVLFKNLPSKLFNAAARFTSGLKLHDFNCGLKAYKKEVIKTIKLSGEMHRYIPVLAKNEGFDKITEQVVKHQARKYGHTKFGAERFINGFLDLITIWFFSKFGKRPMHLFGAFGVLMFFVGFISAFWIGASKLYKLYNNIPDILVVDNPWFYIALTAMLIGVNLFIAGFIGELILKNNQHKPNYTIKEFIN, encoded by the coding sequence ATGCAAATATCCATTGTAATTCCATTACTCAATGAAGCTGAGTCTATTGAAGAATTATATCAATGGATTACAAAAGTCATGGATTTGCACAAGTTTAGCTACGAACTAATATTTGTTGATGATGGTAGTAAAGATAACTCCTGGAAAATTATAAGCAAAATAGCTAAAACTTCTGCAGAAGTTTCTGGAATCAGGTTTTCAAGAAACTTTGGTAAATCGCAAGCTTTAGATGCTGGTTTTAAAAAAGCACAAGGAGACGTTATTATTACTATGGACGCTGACCTACAAGATAATCCAGAAGAAATTCCAAAACTTTACAAAAAAATTAATCAAGAAAATTTCGACTTGATTTCTGGATGGAAGAAAAAACGTTATGACTCAGTGCTATTTAAAAATTTACCTTCAAAATTATTTAATGCTGCTGCTAGATTCACTTCTGGACTAAAATTACATGACTTTAACTGTGGTCTTAAAGCTTATAAGAAAGAAGTAATAAAAACCATAAAACTTAGTGGGGAAATGCATCGATACATTCCAGTATTAGCAAAAAATGAAGGCTTTGATAAAATTACCGAACAAGTTGTTAAACATCAAGCTCGTAAATATGGACATACAAAGTTTGGAGCTGAACGTTTTATTAACGGTTTTTTAGACTTGATAACAATTTGGTTTTTTTCTAAATTTGGAAAACGGCCAATGCATCTGTTTGGAGCTTTTGGTGTTTTAATGTTTTTTGTAGGTTTTATATCAGCATTTTGGATTGGTGCATCTAAACTTTACAAACTATATAACAACATTCCTGATATTTTAGTAGTAGACAATCCTTGGTTTTACATTGCTCTTACTGCGATGTTAATTGGTGTAAATTTATTTATTGCTGGCTTTATTGGCGAACTTATTTTAAAAAACAACCAACACAAACCAAACTATACAATTAAGGAATTTATAAATTAA
- a CDS encoding DUF4199 domain-containing protein produces MEEQNISIKPYASRFGLAFGGASILVLVLLYAFQLEQNAGIGILNLLINSAIVFYAIHLYKNDNAAQLNFSTALKIGLAIGAIGGLIYAVYTYLHYSFIQPEFIESMKTEALTAVDAEISKQNMEGEQAEMAKSVALLFTSPFVIATMGLISIMLKTLFISLIVGLIKKN; encoded by the coding sequence ATGGAAGAACAAAATATTTCTATAAAACCATATGCTTCAAGATTTGGTTTAGCCTTTGGCGGAGCGTCAATTTTAGTCTTAGTACTATTGTACGCATTTCAGTTAGAACAAAATGCAGGCATAGGAATATTAAACTTATTAATTAACTCCGCTATTGTTTTTTATGCCATTCATTTATATAAAAATGATAATGCTGCTCAGCTTAACTTTTCAACAGCCTTAAAAATTGGTTTAGCTATTGGTGCAATTGGTGGTTTAATTTATGCGGTTTATACCTACTTACATTATAGCTTCATTCAGCCTGAGTTTATTGAGTCTATGAAAACTGAAGCATTAACAGCCGTTGATGCTGAAATTTCTAAACAAAATATGGAGGGCGAACAAGCTGAAATGGCAAAATCTGTAGCACTTTTATTTACATCACCATTTGTTATCGCTACAATGGGTCTAATCTCAATTATGCTTAAAACCCTCTTTATTAGCTTAATTGTGGGCTTAATAAAGAAAAACTAA
- a CDS encoding type B 50S ribosomal protein L31 has product MRKGIHPENYRLVAFKDMSNNEVFITKSTANTKETLEVDGTEYPLVKLEISRTSHPFYTGKTKLVDTAGRIDKFKNKYKKFKK; this is encoded by the coding sequence ATGAGAAAAGGTATACACCCAGAAAATTATAGATTAGTTGCATTTAAAGATATGTCTAATAATGAAGTTTTTATTACTAAATCTACTGCAAATACAAAAGAAACTTTAGAAGTTGATGGGACTGAGTATCCTTTAGTTAAACTAGAAATTTCAAGAACATCTCATCCTTTTTATACTGGTAAAACTAAGTTAGTTGACACAGCTGGTAGAATTGATAAGTTCAAAAACAAATACAAGAAGTTTAAAAAATAA